A part of Leishmania panamensis strain MHOM/PA/94/PSC-1 chromosome 34 sequence genomic DNA contains:
- a CDS encoding pseudouridine synthase, putative (TriTrypDB/GeneDB-style sysID: LpmP.34.4940): MHHIRGLVRHAGRNVLRALETQQTTPFPQACLCRVELVDVHGERRTVTLLHPGTLLKMLKGMTPAEALGALERVAQQLNAPPQVTSTGATPSTESNAGSSSWALDAEAAIPQLYVKDEVHVTCTEVQRRHSRFIAKMRGRFLSSDPAAVEAALQGWLKKSPKDLGAVEAAEYSGMVESLAMTDPTAAIALAINPSLPSLSAAASAALAELVQLNTPAAVHAFLESFAGKDESASLASDSCATQLALRLRREIDKARSKESRLAMSVPSRVSQRPAHGMDDLLSEATHFSIDPGVVFPMEPASIQAWANQFFCFDMRPVNRAAAVLEQVRQRRLQPRRVAMDSLSVWTLTDLERPWLKFALESSAQGLSATDDTYGSAAYHLALKDAKRNLVDNRLLHTYASALARGDISPLDDSFAAYLEECGECHGTVISERPSVIRFTLRRVPDGVPLLRALHDLAPKCSYWRTLLDHLADTCVQASTAPMGEVKVEVQLPRVHECVAAAAAGEMKLPTIPVLYEDDDVLVIDKPAGLATSRHGLSCTQLGTQTTDLISVLLATDRAGALARGVFRQGQVHRLDVETSGCLLIAKSNVAADSLRHQIGTSAAFSHHTKIYHALCVVLEPSLRNVRLHGDIIDAADPKIKTRYRVIRFFPKHRVVWVECRIQQGKKHQIRRHLASRGFPILADMDHGGAVCCQSIMSRTALHAHSLSFIHPITGDPIIATAPLPEDFRCCLELLHGTDAHISVGGEAA; the protein is encoded by the coding sequence ATGCACCACATCCGCGGCCTGGTGCGACATGCGGGACGCAATGTCCTGCGTGCACTCGAGACTCAACAAACTACACCATTTCCCCAAGCATGCCTGTGTCGTGTGGAGCTGGTGGACGTGCATGGCGAGCGCCGGACCGTGACGCTGCTTCACCCTGGCACGTTGTTGAAGATGTTGAAGGGGATGACGCCCGCAGAGGCTCTTGGAGCACTCGAGCGTGTAGCACAGCAACTCAATGCACCCCCGCAAGTGACTTCTACCGGCGCAACACCCTCAACCGAAAGCAACGCGGGGTCGTCGAGTTGGGCACTTGACGCGGAGGCTGCCATACCTCAGTTATATGTAAAGGATGAAGTGCACGTCACCTGCACCGAGGTGCAGAGGCGGCACAGCCGCTTTATTGCCAAGATGCGCGGCCGCTTCTTGTCCTCTGACCCTGCCGCCGTCGAGGCCGCCTTGCAAGGGTGGCTAAAGAAGTCGCCAAAGGACTTGGGCGCCGTGGAGGCGGCAGAATACAGCGGAATGGTAGAGTCGCTGGCTATGACTGACCCAACCGCTGCCATCGCGCTTGCCATcaacccctctctcccaagtctctctgcagctgccagTGCGGCTCTGGCGGAGCTGGTTCAACTGAACACTCCGGCCGCCGTACACGCCTTTCTGGAGTCCTTCGCGGGCAAAGATGAATCGGCTTCGTTGGCGTCAGACTCGTGTGCGACCCAACTAGCCTTGCGTCTGCGCCGCGAGATCGACAAAGCACGGTCCAAGGAAAGTCGGCTGGCGATGTCGGTTCCTAGCAGGGTGTCGCAACGCCCCGCCCATGGAATGGACGACTTATTAAGCGAAGCTACCCACTTCTCGATCGACCCGGGTGTCGTTTTCCCAATGGAGCCTGCCTCGATACAAGCCTGGGCGAACCAGTTTTTCTGTTTCGACATGCGGCCCGTGAACCGTGCCGCGGCTGTGCTCGAACAGGTACGCCAGCGACGTCTGCAGCCGCGACGTGTTGCTATGGACTCATTGAGTGTGTGGACGCTGACGGATCTTGAGCGCCCATGGCTAAAGTTTGCGCTCGAGTCATCTGCTCAGGGGCTGAGTGCGACGGACGACACCTACGGAAGCGCAGCCTATCATCTTGCCCTGAAAGATGCGAAGCGGAACTTGGTGGACAACCGCCTGTTGCACACCTATGCCAGCGCCCTTGCACGTGGCGACATCTCTCCATTAGATGACTCTTTCGCCGCGTACTTAGAGGAATGTGGCGAGTGCCACGGCACCGTCATCTCTGAGCGCCCCTCCGTCATTCGCTTCACCTTGAGACGTGTGCCAGATGGTGTTCCACTGCTGCGTGCACTACACGATCTTGCACCGAAGTGTTCCTACTGGCGTACCCTTCTCGACCACCTTGCCGACACGTGCGTGCAGGCCTCGACGGCACCGATGGGTGAGGTCAAGGTAGAGGTACAACTGCCGCGCGTCCACGAGtgcgtcgcagcagccgcagcgggtGAGATGAAGTTGCCGACCATACCAGTTCTTTACGAGGATGACGATGTTCTTGTTATTGACAAACCTGCCGGACTGGCAACATCGCGCCATGGACTGAGTTGCACGCAGCTCGGGACCCAAACGACTGACCTCATTTCCGTGCTACTCGCCACAGACCGCGCCGGCGCACTTGCCAGGGGTGTCTTTCGTCAAGGGCAGGTGCACCGTCTCGACGTGGAGACGAGTGGGTGTCTGCTCATCGCCAAGTCTAACGTGGCAGCGGACTCACTGCGTCACCAAATCGGTACGAGCGCAGCCTTCTCCCACCACACCAAAATATACCACGCTCTGTGTGTTGTGCTGGAGCCGTCGCTACGCAATGTTCGACTGCATGGTGATATCATCGACGCTGCGGACCCAAAGATCAAAACTCGATACCGCGTGATTCGTTTTTTTCCAAAGCACAGGGTTGTGTGGGTGGAGTGTCGCATCCAGCAAGGCAAGAAGCACCAGATCCGCCGCCACCTGGCAAGTCGTGGCTTTCCTATCCTTGCCGACATGGATCATGGTGGCGCGGTGTGCTGTCAGTCGATCATGAGTCGGACCGCTCTGCACGCGCATAGCCTCTCCTTCATCCATCCCATCACAGGAGACCCCATCATTGCCACGGCACCTCTTCCCGAGGATTTTCGATGCTgcctcgagctgctgcacggcacAGATGCACATATTagcgtggggggggaggcagcgtga
- a CDS encoding hypothetical protein (TriTrypDB/GeneDB-style sysID: LpmP.34.4950) — translation MSALAQLEKQLNILDALNRASAKAIDSFADTSSAISVRANEIIRDVKPWDVAQENITLTIEEMSKAARCYHPPPALPAVLSGKESSLEAITRCIDYLVYADDYLASHPPNHYGAEIEARTEIQLQQIVRISENFVKTAFINALQRSKVSQPSAGVGGPTSQTGVRFSGVPQLSSTLKPTANRLIRNEAALQGVDQIVQRLGENFNRTDCIRKDVRRLFEEKLVAAIQAQFDGTYRDEETGKSALTSRSSVLPVLRHYQHGDHGLLRISESARDLVTDACACLQQYVLEPLEDDYSVADIPSELATVVFEVIYRRAIRVIQVDTSFFSNPTKLFVDSRGQGAGLFPTPRYFRDYIFIGLDLMEEFWKWKTLSKSIPGENRDFVDHVDDSVDNFIYRIRELLDGYVNAKGGLEKEALKEYARSMRRTEWFPSVDCTVHESATNVLYFHKALLTSFYGSLRIVLYGSIIAANADYESRQEVEDYLTRGVIGAVDDLRTLAEAAAELQQEMLAKRNHRTKPDSLSLLSSDVRFSVDIFMINNLCFLEENYRREACFTTRLAEAVPPAISLRVGAIERKDAAEPPPPDLPLSQLFNILNSERLQHVNAFGASWHECFPAFSVHSELMSIEPRSTKELRKSQRMAVKQWCRRVTGALLKKIHYCNVEVVMDIKSRTKLIDVSIAAVRDCFDRMEAVLNGRTWSTQPQKWMPFTLTEWEEQIRQSF, via the coding sequence ATGTCGGCGCTAGCGCAGCTCGAGAAGCAGCTGAATATCCTCGACGCGTTGAATCGAGCCAGCGCAAAGGCTATCGACTCGTTCGCCGACACCTCGAGTGCCATCTCAGTTCGCGCAAATGAGATCATACGCGACGTTAAGCCATGGGATGTGGCGCAGGAGAACATCACCCTCACCATCGAGGAAATGTCGAAAGCGGCGCGTTGTTATCATCCTCCACCCGCCCTACCAGCGGTGCTGAGCGGAAAGGAGTCGAGCTTGGAAGCCATCACACGATGCATCGACTACCTTGTCTACGCGGATGATTACCTAGCGAGCCACCCACCGAACCACTACGGGGCAGAGATCGAGGCCAGGACAGAGATCCAGTTGCAGCAGATTGTGCGCATCAGCGAAAATTTTGTGAAGACGGCCTTCATCAACGCACTGCAACGGAGCAAGGTGTCGCAGCCCAGCGCCGGGGTAGGAGGGCCGACAAGCCAGACAGGAGTTCGCTTCAGCGGTGTCCCACAGCTGAGCAGCACCCTGAAGCCGACGGCAAACCGACTGATCCGCAATGAGGCAGCGCTACAGGGCGTCGATCAGAttgtgcagcgcctcggcgagAACTTCAATCGAACGGATTGCATTCGAAAAGACGTGCGGAGACTATTTGAGGAAAAGCTGGTAGCGGCAATACAGGCGCAATTTGATGGCACGTACCGCGACGAGGAAACGGGAAAGAGCGCACTAACATCGCGCTCCTCTGTGCTTCCAGTGCTGAGACACTACCAGCACGGAGACCATGGACTGCTGCGCATCAGTGAGTCGGCACGGGATCTGGTGACggacgcgtgtgcgtgcctgcagcAGTATGTACTCGAGCCGCTGGAAGACGACTATTCCGTGGCGGACATCCCGAGCGAGTTGGCCACCGTTGTCTTCGAGGTAATTTATCGGCGTGCCATCAGGGTTATCCAGGTCGATACCTCCTTCTTTAGCAACCCGACGAAGCTATTCGTCGACTCGCGCGGCCAAGGAGCCGGCCTCTTCCCGACACCCCGCTACTTCCGGGACTACATCTTCATTGGGCTCGACCTCATGGAGGAGTTTTGGAAGTGGAAGACCTTGTCGAAATCGATCCCTGGCGAGAACAGGGACTTCGTTGACCACGTCGATGACTCAGTGGACAACTTCATCTACCGAATCCGTGAGCTGCTGGATGGGTACGTCAACGCGAAAGGGGgactggagaaggaggcgctgAAAGAGTACGCGCGATCCATGCGCCGCACGGAGTGGTTTCCCTCCGTCGACTGCACGGTGCACGAGTCGGCGACGAACGTCCTTTACTTCCACAAGGCGCTACTCACCTCCTTCTACGGCTCACTGCGCATTGTGTTGTATGGCAGCATCATTGCTGCCAACGCCGATTACGAGTCGCGccaggaggtggaggatTACCTCACTCGCGGTGTGATTGGTGCGGTGGACGACCTGCGGACATTggcagaagcggcggcagagctTCAGCAGGAAATGCTAGCCAAGCGCAATCACCGTACAAAGCCcgactccctctctctcctcagcagcgacgtgcgaTTTTCCGTGGACATCTTCATGATCAACAACTTGTGCTTCTTGGAGGAAAACTATCGTCGCGAGGCGTGCTTCACGACACGACTCGCAGAAGCGGTGCCACCAGCAATCTCCTTGCGTGTAGGAGCCATTGAACGCAAAGACGCCGCGGAACCACCCCCGCCTGATCTGCCGCTTTCCCAGCTCTTCAACATACTCAACTCGGAGCGGCTGCAACACGTGAACGCTTTCGGTGCGAGCTGGCATGAGTGTTTTCCCGCCTTTTCAGTCCACTCCGAGCTGATGTCTATCGAGCCGCGATCAACGAAGGAGCTTCGCAAGTCGCAGCGTATGGCAGTAAAACAATGGTGTCGACGTGTGACCGGCGCTCTTTTGAAGAAGATTCACTACTGCAATGTGGAGGTTGTGATGGATATCAAGTCCCGTACCAAGCTCATTGACGTTTCCATCGCCGCGGTGCGGGACTGCTTCGATCGCATGGAGGCGGTGTTGAATGGCCGCACCTGGTCCACACAACCGCAGAAGTGGATGCCTTTTACACTCACCGAGTGGGAAGAGCAAATCCGGCAGTCATTTTga
- a CDS encoding hypothetical protein (TriTrypDB/GeneDB-style sysID: LpmP.34.4960.A~partially sequenced multicopy gene) — protein sequence MAHHLLSPLDATAKLPVRQKEFKFDSLCVNADDRLTDGMAIKSEERRGFRPHTRLHPSNAGRTRGRTGGALEIGFMESLPFR from the coding sequence ATGGCACACCATCTCCTATCCCCCTTGGACGCCACGGCGAAACTCCCTGTACGCCAAAAGGAGTTCAAGTTTGATTCCCTCTGCGTGAACGCCGACGACCGCCTCACCGACGGTATGGCGATCAAGTCAGAGGAGCGGCGCGGCTTCCGCCCACACACGAGGCTGCACCCCTCGAACGCAGGGCGTACGCGGGGTCGCACAGGCGGCGCCTTAGAGATAGGCTTCATGGAATCCCTACCTTTCCG
- a CDS encoding hypothetical protein (TriTrypDB/GeneDB-style sysID: LpmP.34.4960.B~partially sequenced multicopy gene): NEALVEEKPSHVVRPRARQLRASEGNTDPLSIPCVKAKGSVARSLHATPTANPSTQSLWVEGSSVLNQGAGLVSAAVAHRSDSVSPESPPQGGVGGGVSGEDSRAVRRCETVHAVLHRSGTYATPTSIGDKVVSDALAVARCSVIANALAGTRRNVVRTFCSRRLCAARDPVSGPRLLPNIARLESPKFAMTFFSSVPGGTASSLDDSYASPSHSVSDYLEEEEVHRIKQLYFDYFDCEPVSISSVGTSGSDMSMFAYGATASPRPSSSVSRGDRRSFSQRASNTM, from the coding sequence GAATGAGGCACTTGTCGAGGAAAAACCTTCTCACGTTGTCCGGCCTCGCGCACGTCAGCTGCGCGCGTCTGAGGGAAACACAGATCCCCTCTCTATTCCCTGCGTGAAAGCGAAGGGCAGTGTAGCCCGTTCGCTCCACGCAACACCGACCGCGAACCCGTCAACACAGAGCCTGTGGGTGGAAGGCAGTTCTGTGCTCAACCAAGGCGCAGGGCTTGTCTCTGCGGCGGTCGCCCATCGTTCTGACAGCGTTTCACCAGAGTCGCCGCCTCAAGGAGGTGTGGGAGGCGGTGTGTCTGGCGAAGACTCGCGCGCTGTGCGGCGTTGTGAAACTGTTCATGCAGTTCTTCATCGATCGGGGACGTACGCAACTCCTACAAGTATTGGCGATAAAGTGGTCTCCGATGccttggcggtggcgcgctgctCCGTCATAGCAAACGCACTTGCTGGCACGAGGCGGAACGTTGTGCGCACCTTTTGTTCACGACGATTGTGTGCTGCGCGCGACCCTGTGTCGGGCCCTCGTCTACTCCCGAACATTGCACGGCTGGAGAGTCCTAAATTTGCGATGACCTTCTTCTCGAGCGTGCCAGGCGggacggcgtcgtcgctcgATGACTCGTACGCCTCGCCGAGTCACAGCGTTAGCGATTAcctggaggaggaagaagtcCATCGTATCAAGCAGCTCTACTTTGACTATTTTGACTGCGAACCTGTTAGTATTAGCTCTGTGGGGACGTCAGGGAGCGACATGTCGATGTTCGCCTACGGTGCTACTGCATCTCCACGGCCGTCCAGCTCCGTTTCAAGGGGCGACCGCCGTAGCTTCTCTCAGCGCGCTTCCAATACAATGTGA
- a CDS encoding hypothetical protein (TriTrypDB/GeneDB-style sysID: LpmP.34.4970) yields MQRDTRELNPGRADFWEHFYDPEAGRLQEKELHHRKAHEIARRGSLMYHYEWFMEYPLYEDALKACIQTVPTVLPTHGPTRILHAGCGNSSFCDHAEQLLSDLDPALSSSSTRAPEVLNVDICQNLITLLARHFPSRLYAVGNCCDLHVSSSPSVPFSSDTIWYSRDTALQLHTVLQSSVDIVFDKGTADALLSAFAGEFNPNMESYMGEMLKILRPGGLFFLISINSEDVVNPYVLSAEDGVKSFQLAYMDVIELASQDLRHVRVETLGSRYNCYGYTVVASASIE; encoded by the coding sequence ATGCAGCGCGATACGCGCGAGCTAAATCCTGGGCGTGCCGACTTTTGGGAGCACTTCTACGATCCGGAGGCTGGGCGGCTGCAGGAAAAGGAGCTGCACCACCGGAAAGCACACGAAATAGCGCGACGTGGGAGCCTCATGTATCACTACGAGTGGTTTATGGAGTACCCACTGTACGAGGATGCATTGAAGGCCTGTATCCAAACCGTCCCGACGGTGCTCCCCACCCATGGCCCTACCCGCATCCTTCATGCGGGAtgcggcaacagcagttTTTGCGATCatgcagagcagctgctgtcggACCTGGACCctgccctttcctcttcctccacacgTGCGCCTGAGGTGCTCAACGTCGACATCTGCCAGAACTTAATCACTCTTCTCGCGCGCCACTTCCCCTCACGGCTGTATGCGGTGGGCAACTGCTGCGACTTGCACGTGTCGTCTTCGCCATCGGTGCCCTTTTCAAGTGATACTATCTGGTACAGCCGCGACACGGCCTTGCAACTTCACACTGTATTGCAAAGCTCCGTAGATATTGTGTTCGATAAGGGGACTGCAGATGCCCTTCTCAGCGCCTTCGCGGGTGAGTTCAACCCAAACATGGAATCCTACATGGGTGAGATGCTTAAGATTCTTCGTCCAGGCggccttttcttcctcatcTCGATCAACAGTGAGGATGTGGTGAACCCTTACGTACTCTCCGCCGAGGATGGAGTGAAGTCGTTCCAGCTAGCATACATGGATGTGATTGAGCTGGCCTCACAGGATCTTCGGCATGTTCGCGTGGAGACTCTCGGATCCCGCTACAACTGCTACGGGTACACCGTCGTGGCGTCTGCTTCTATAGAGTAG
- the BT1 gene encoding biopterin transporter, putative (TriTrypDB/GeneDB-style sysID: LpmP.34.4980) codes for MSSRYHLSSAPDSSPAEAAKYVHPVSARVLHAAPFLGYIPVFSVTLRSFHPKFVLSICLQRLFEKGLANGLMRLSIQPVLTGRYGLTGAVYQRLSTLYSLGWAINAFITVMADTFALFGYTKRWYGVLSAVGGGVFALLYGLLPAKESSAKPAAIFMFLTALFMSNIDVFAVALYSEQIRCRPAAGPALVSWMWGTALIGIMISSIIQGPLSDNGLTHFGVYMTAAILLLSGLLFVFNLFEERRNCAARLEDAKVEFLQNAKNTSIDGTAGLPPSPQKRDAKLTADSNINEEDDEEEAAAMDARGFVRPHVDTYLCGAVEVNRDVMLRYWRMALFCLILTLGVIANVVVNIFGTRWDIMYACITVEVVVCVSSFFTLPLAVAKVVVFMYFNAILYVNLPGVLNTFYVAKPACLPDGPHFSYTFYNAMNGILGNIAGISGTMVFAHLFPNHSYRFVMSLSAVLLPAASMFDLIILKRWNLAIGIPDHAMYIFGDAIIYEACDMLLNMPMMMLMCRIAPCGAESMVFALLASIYHLGTSTSSAIGYLLMETIWPVVTTGTCDYSNAPWLVITGHIVTPVLIFPLAYVLLPSARISDHIDHTGRKVREVELSERSAEAAEEPVSIPTRPCS; via the coding sequence ATGTCAAGTCGCTACCATTTGTCGTCCGCGCCGGATTCGTCGCCGGCAGAAGCCGCCAAGTACGTTCATCCCGTTTCCGCTCGCGTGCTGCACGCCGCGCCATTTCTTGGGTACATCCCGGTCTTCAGCGTGACTCTCAGGTCATTCCACCCCAAATTTGTGCTTTCGATTTGCTTGCAGCGCTTGTTCGAGAAGGGCCTCGCCAATGGGCTGATGCGACTGTCGATCCAGCCGGTGCTGACGGGCCGCTACGGACTCACTGGCGCCGTGTACCAGCGCCTGTCCACCCTCTACTCGTTGGGTTGGGCCATCAACGCATTTATCACCGTCATGGCGGACACGTTTGCGCTGTTTGGGTACACAAAACGGTGGTACGGCGTTTTGTCGGCggtgggcggcggcgtgttCGCGCTGCTGTACGGGCTTCTGCCGGCGAAGGAGTCGAGCGCGAAGCCTGCCGCCATCTTCATGTTCTTGACGGCACTGTTCATGAGCAACATCGACGTCTTCGCTGTCGCGTTGTACAGCGAGCAAATCCGCTGTCGCCCAGCTGCCGGGCCAGCACTGGTGAGCTGGATGTGGGGCACGGCGCTTATCGGTATTATGATCTCCAGCATAATTCAAGGTCCCCTCTCCGACAATGGGTTAACTCACTTTGGTGTGTACATGACAGCCGCAATCCTGCTGTTATCGGGCCTACTGTTTGTGTTCAACCTGTTCGAGGAGCGACGGAACTGTGCAGCCCGCTTGGAGGACGCCAAGGTGGAGTTTCTTCAGAACGCCAAGAACACGAGCATCGACGGCACGGCCGGCctgccgccatcaccgcagAAGCGAGATGCGAAGCTGACCGCTGATAGTAACAtcaacgaggaggatgacgaggaggaggcagccgcGATGGATGCGCGAGGCTTCGTGCGGCCGCACGTGGACACCTACCTCTGCGGCGCCGTGGAAGTGAACCGAGACGTCATGCTGCGCTACTGGCGGATGGCACTGTTTTGCCTGATCCTCACACTCGGTGTGATAGCGAACGTCGTCGTGAACATCTTTGGCACGCGGTGGGACATTATGTATGCCTGCATCACCGTggaagtggtggtgtgcgTCAGCTCCTTCTTCACGTTGCCGCTGGCCGTTGCAAAAGTTGTGGTGTTCATGTATTTCAACGCCATCTTGTATGTGAACCTCCCAGGCGTGCTGAACACCTTCTACGTGGCAAAGCCAGCATGCCTCCCCGATGGGCCGCACTTTTCGTACACGTTCTACAACGCCATGAATGGCATTCTGGGTAATATTGCCGGCATCAGTGGCACCATGGTGTTCGCGCACCTCTTTCCTAACCACAGCTACCGGTTTGTCATGAGCCTCTCCGCTGTTCTGTTGCCGGCCGCCTCTATGTTCGATCTGATCATCTTGAAACGCTGGAACCTGGCCATTGGTATCCCTGATCACGCCATGTACATTTTTGGTGACGCCATCATCTACGAAGCATGTGATATGCTCCTCAACATGCCCATGATGATGCTCATGTGCCGCATTGCGCCGTGTGGGGCTGAGTCGATGGTGTTTGCGTTGCTCGCGAGTATTTACCACCTCGGCACCTCGACTTCGTCCGCCATAGGTTACCTGCTGATGGAAACGATTTGGCCGGTTGTCACGACAGGCACGTGTGActacagcaacgcgccgtGGCTGGTGATCACTGGGCACATTGTCACACCTGTTCTCATCTTCCCCCTAGCTTACGTTCTCCTCCCATCGGCGCGCATCAGTGACCACATTGACCACACGGGTCGAAAGGTAAGAGAGGTGGAGCTCTCAGAGCGGagtgctgaagcagctgagGAGCCGGTTTCTATCCCAACGAGGCCATGCAGCTAG